GTTTTTGAACGTTTGCTCTGCGCGACAAATTAATAAGAATCGCTGTTTCGTAGGACACTTTGAGATGTAAGAACGTGTACACGTTAAGGGCCGACCTAATGACTAAGAAAATATCCTAATGTCATAGCTTCCTGAAATTTactattcaacaaaatttatctttctgtaGTATTGggaatgagcaaattatctttatatgaaaattaaatagcaattACCCTTCTGTAATAttgggaggtaaattgcttcgttttttataacataaggggtaaattgctatatttgaAAAGCACATGAGAATAAAttgcttatttattttttagaaaagaattgtttgtctatttttcataacaggtaggtaaattataatttagctGAAATTTgagaccaaaaaaaataaaatttgaaaactcaATGAAGACACTGTAAAATTAGCAGCGGAAACGGTGATAAATGCCATGAAATATGAGCACAGATTGAattgaagagaagaagaaggaaattTCTTTCAAGAATTATGCTGGCTTACAGCTCTGTATTTCGCATATCTCAAGAAGGAAGAagattacaaatatatagaaGAGAAAATAACTAACAGACAACTAACTGCTATTCTAACTTATAAAAGCGTAAATGCGAGAATGAGGAAACAACAACTTTAGCAGCTCAGCTAACAAAGTTGTCAATGACTAATGAAAACGCGTTGCTGCCGAAAACGTTTATTCTTCTCTGTATTAGAAGCACTCCCAGGTAGTCTTCGAGCTGATTCTTCTGCAGTAGAACTTCATACATGGAGCAGGGTCTTCCATGCAATTTTACACACCCTCCTCAAGTGGGACTTGGTAAGATGTTAACAAGGCCCAACTTGGACACAATGTAACTGAACCTAGGTCCCGGTAACTTGGACACAATGTAACTGAACCTAGGTCCCGGTAAAGCTTTTGTAAACAAGTCTGCAGGCTGCAATTTAGAAGCAATATGCACAGGAGATATAAAGCCTTCCTTGTATTTGTCTCTTATTAAGTGACAGTCAATTTCTATATGTTTTGTCCTCTCGTGGAAAACCGGATTAGCTGTAATGTAGAGGGCAGCTTGATTGTCACAATGAAGTGGAACAGGAGTAGGTGGATGTATCTGAAGATTTCGAAGCAAGTTAAAAATCCAAGTCAATTCACACGTTGTGTTGGCCATACTTCTATATTCTGCTTCTGCAGACGATCTAGAGACTGTAgcttgtttctttgttttccagGAGATCAAGGCCTTTCCAATGAAAATGCAATATCCTGTGAGTGATCTTCTTGTGTCTTGACAACTTGCCCAATCAGCATCACAAAAGGCTTGCAGCTCATAATCATCATCTGCATTAAACAAAAGACCTCTGTTAGCAGTGCCCTTTAGATATCTAACTAAGTATAATGCAGCATCCCAATGTGATTTGTTTGGATGCTGCATATATTGACTTAGTTGTTGAGTCCCATGGCATATGTCGGGTCTTGTGAAGCCCAAATACAGCAGCCTTCCCAATAATCTTCTGTAAGCTTCAAGATTTTGCATTTGTTCTTCTTCACTGTTGCTCAATTTTATTCCTGCTGGTAGAGGGGTGCTTGTAGCCTTTGCTTGAGTCATTTCCACATCAGATATGATGTCATTTGTATATTTGGTTTGGGAGAGCACAATTCCATCCTTTGACCTGCATATTTCTAATCCGAGAAAGAATCTGGCTTCCCCCATATCTTTTATAGTAAACATGTTATGCAGATATCTTTTTATATCTGTTATAGTATCCTTATAAGGTCCTGAGAGTAGGacatcatcaacataaacTAAGAGACAAAACAACCCACTGTTAGTATGTTTAGTAAATAAACAATGATCAAATTGTGATTGAATGAAGCCATAATTCTGTAATTGAAAGGTAAACTCTTGATTTCATTGTCTAGAGGCTTGCTTTAGCCCATACAAAGATCTTTTAAGTTTGCAGACATGGTCCTTAGGGACTGAGTATCCTTCAGGAGGAATCATGTAGATTTCTTCATCTAAATATCCATGCAAAAAGGCATTATTGATGTCTAATTGATGCAAGTGCCAGTTATGCTTAGCAGCTATAGCAAGTAAGATTCTGATAGTCACAGCTTTAGCAACAGGAGAGAAACTTTTTAAGTAATCTACACCTTCTATTTGGTTGTAACCTTTTGCAACTAATCTAGCCTTATATCTATCTATTTTCCcatcttgttttaatttaagtttgtaAATCCATTTGCATCCTATAGCCTTCTTGTCCTTAGGCAGTTTAATAATATCCcaggttttgttttcttcaagagcttttatttcattttccatgGCAACTTTCCATTCTTTCTTTTGAACAGCCTCTTTGAAGCTTTTAGGTTCTACAGGATTTTCAGCAGATGCATGAAGACACTTATGTATGTGAGAAGATTGTATAATGCAAGGCATATCAAAATCAGATTCTGCATGAGAACAAATATAATCTTGGAACCTAACAGGTTGGGAAATCTGTCTAGTTGATCTTCTAAGAACTGTGCTATTATCCTGATTTTCATGGTCTGTAATATCATTCTCTATTTCAGTCTCAGGTTCATCAAGGACCTCTGTATCATGGAAATCATCTTCAGGTGAAATATTGGGTAGGGAGCAGGTTACAGGATCATTAAGTTTGTTAGAAAAAGGGaatacattttcataaaaaacaaCATCTCTAGAAATAATCATACATTCTTTGTTCAAATCATATACTTTATAGCCTTTTGTATTAGGAGCATATCCTAAGAAAATGCATTTAGTGGCTCTAACATCAAATTTGGATTTATGAGCGACATTATTAGTGGCAAAACACATGCATCCAAAAACCTTAAGAGAAGAGTAATCCACAGGTTTATCAAAGAGAATTTCATAGGGAGTTTTCCAGTTTAGCAAAGGAGTAGGTGTTCTATTTATTAAGTAAGTAGAGGTTAAGATAGCTTCGGCTCAAAACATTTTTGGTAGGTTGGCATGAAACATAAGGCATCTAGCTACTTGCAAGAggtgtttatgttttctttctacaatcccattttgttgaggggtGTAGGTACATGTTGTTGGTGTAGGTACATGTTGTTTGATGAATGATTCCTTCATTTCTAAAGaagttttgacaattttcCCCCATGAGTTCAGACCCATTATCACTCCTAACCTTTTTTATTCTACAATTAAACTGTGTGATAATCATTTTATGAAAAGTTTTTAATAGATCTAAGGCCTGAGATTTTTGATTTAAGAGATATGTCCAAGTACATCTAGAATAGTCATCAACTATGGTGAGCACATAGGAACATTTAGAGATAGTATACTCATTGTAAGGACCCCATAAATCAATATGAACAAGTTAAAAAACATGCTT
The window above is part of the Sesamum indicum cultivar Zhongzhi No. 13 linkage group LG7, S_indicum_v1.0, whole genome shotgun sequence genome. Proteins encoded here:
- the LOC110012290 gene encoding uncharacterized protein LOC110012290, whose product is MGEARFFLGLEICRSKDGIVLSQTKYTNDIISDVEMTQAKATSTPLPAGIKLSNSEEEQMQNLEAYRRLLGRLLYLGFTRPDICHGTQQLSQYMQHPNKSHWDAALYLVRYLKGTANRGLLFNADDDYELQAFCDADWASCQDTRRSLTGYCIFIGKALISWKTKKQATVSRSSAEAEYRSMANTTCELTWIFNLLRNLQIHPPTPVPLHCDNQAALYITANPVFHERTKHIEIDCHLIRDKYKEGFISPVHIASKLQPADLFTKALPGPRFSYIVSKLPGPRFSYIVSKLGLVNILPSPT